One window of Corallococcus caeni genomic DNA carries:
- a CDS encoding SDR family oxidoreductase, with the protein MSSPKNVALVVGAQGIAGLNLIEHLEALGGWEIIGLSRRGGASREGVRYIPVDLLDANDSRKKLGELTQVTHIFYAAFQDRPTAAELVAPNVAMLVNVVDAVEPVARNLQHINLMQGYKVYGAHLGPFKTPARETDAPHMPPEFNVEQQDFLERRQQGKAWTWSALRPSIVVGYAMGTPMNLGLAISVYASMSKELGIPLRFPGPPSAYDILMDVTDARLLAHAMLWAATSPKAANQAFNINNGDQFRWSDLWPRIARMFDLEVAPPLPMSLVDVMADKAPLWDAMVAKHGLAPTPYQDINPWRHAHAVFSTNFDFLADPSKARRHGFQGHIETEASFREVFADYRRRKIIP; encoded by the coding sequence ATGTCTTCCCCCAAGAACGTGGCCCTGGTTGTCGGGGCCCAAGGAATCGCCGGCCTCAACCTCATCGAGCACCTGGAGGCGCTCGGAGGTTGGGAGATCATCGGGCTGTCGCGTCGCGGAGGCGCGTCCCGGGAGGGCGTTCGCTACATCCCGGTGGACCTGCTCGACGCGAACGACAGCCGCAAGAAGCTGGGCGAACTGACGCAGGTGACGCACATCTTCTACGCCGCCTTCCAGGACCGGCCGACTGCCGCGGAGCTGGTGGCGCCCAACGTGGCCATGCTCGTCAACGTGGTGGATGCGGTGGAACCTGTCGCCAGGAACCTCCAGCACATCAACCTGATGCAGGGCTACAAGGTCTACGGCGCGCACCTGGGCCCGTTCAAGACGCCCGCCCGGGAGACGGACGCGCCGCACATGCCTCCCGAGTTCAACGTGGAGCAGCAGGACTTCCTGGAGCGGCGCCAGCAGGGCAAGGCGTGGACGTGGTCCGCGCTCCGCCCCTCCATCGTGGTCGGCTACGCGATGGGCACGCCGATGAACCTGGGGCTCGCCATCTCGGTGTACGCGTCCATGTCGAAGGAGCTGGGCATCCCGCTGCGCTTCCCCGGACCGCCGTCCGCTTACGACATCCTCATGGACGTCACGGACGCAAGGCTCCTGGCGCACGCCATGCTGTGGGCGGCGACGAGCCCGAAGGCCGCCAACCAGGCCTTCAATATCAACAACGGCGACCAGTTCCGCTGGAGCGACCTGTGGCCGAGGATCGCTCGCATGTTCGATCTGGAGGTCGCCCCTCCCCTGCCCATGTCACTGGTCGACGTGATGGCGGACAAGGCGCCGCTCTGGGACGCGATGGTCGCGAAACACGGGCTCGCTCCCACTCCGTACCAGGACATCAATCCCTGGCGTCATGCCCACGCGGTGTTCTCCACGAACTTCGACTTCCTCGCGGATCCGTCCAAGGCGCGCCGGCACGGGTTCCAGGGGCACATCGAGACGGAAGCGAGTTTCCGCGAGGTCTTCGCGGACTACCGCCGCCGCAAGATCATTCCCTGA
- a CDS encoding LysR family transcriptional regulator yields the protein MARLEINRSGEMEVFVRVVEQEGFSAAARTLRMTPSAVSKLVARLEARLGARLVHRNTRGFQLTSEGCVFYERSVQVLAELEAAERGVTSHDAPSGRVRVNTNVPYGTHVLLPHVPAFQARYPGIRLDIGLTDQVVDLLEDRADVAIRAGPLKSSNLIARKLGETRFHVVGSPAYLKLEGTPRTVANLEKHNRLGFSYTRFAQHWSFVERGAPLSIPCVGNVQVSDGEAVRHLALAGAGLARLPVFMVREDLRAGRLVVVMEDRNPGDTEAFHAVFLDPARQLPARIRAFLDYFGEVGLGEQTPP from the coding sequence ATGGCGCGTCTGGAAATCAATCGCTCCGGGGAGATGGAGGTCTTCGTCCGGGTCGTGGAGCAGGAGGGCTTCTCCGCGGCGGCGCGCACGTTGCGGATGACGCCGTCGGCGGTCAGCAAGCTCGTCGCGCGGTTGGAAGCCCGCCTGGGAGCGCGGCTGGTGCACCGCAACACCCGTGGCTTCCAGCTCACCTCCGAGGGCTGCGTCTTCTACGAGCGCAGCGTGCAGGTGCTCGCGGAGCTGGAGGCCGCCGAGCGGGGAGTCACGTCGCATGACGCCCCCTCGGGCCGGGTGCGCGTGAACACCAACGTGCCGTATGGGACGCACGTCCTTCTGCCGCACGTGCCCGCGTTCCAGGCCCGCTACCCGGGTATCCGGCTGGACATCGGGCTCACGGATCAGGTGGTGGACCTGCTGGAGGACCGCGCGGACGTGGCCATCCGTGCGGGCCCGCTCAAGTCGTCCAATCTCATCGCGCGGAAGCTGGGAGAGACCCGCTTCCACGTCGTCGGCTCACCGGCGTACCTGAAGCTCGAGGGAACGCCCAGGACGGTCGCGAACCTGGAGAAGCACAACCGCCTGGGCTTCAGCTACACGCGCTTCGCGCAGCACTGGTCCTTCGTGGAGCGCGGTGCCCCGCTCTCCATCCCGTGCGTCGGTAACGTGCAGGTCAGTGACGGAGAGGCGGTGCGGCATCTGGCCCTCGCGGGAGCAGGACTCGCTCGGCTCCCCGTGTTCATGGTCCGCGAGGACCTTCGGGCAGGACGGCTGGTCGTGGTGATGGAGGACCGCAACCCCGGGGACACCGAAGCCTTCCATGCGGTGTTCCTCGATCCCGCGAGGCAGCTCCCGGCACGCATCCGCGCGTTCCTCGACTACTTCGGCGAAGTGGGGCTGGGTGAGCAGACTCCACCTTGA
- the coaBC gene encoding bifunctional phosphopantothenoylcysteine decarboxylase/phosphopantothenate--cysteine ligase CoaBC, with product MDASALKGRRIIVGVGGGIAAYKACELVRELGRAGAEVRVAMTEAARQFVTPLTFQALVGHPPLTDYFDPAQEGNFGHLDLARWGEAYVVAPATADLIAKIRAGFGGDAVTTSLLAFKGPVVLAPAMNVAMWENARTQENVASLLAEARFSTVGPGAGMLACGDVGSGRLADVGAIVSAVAARLGGGPLTGKTVLVTAGPTREYLDPVRFISNPSTGKMGLALAHEARALGAKVTVVLGPVGAVDRTGLEVVDVVSAEDMAREVLSRVESADAFIATAAVSDWRPETRAPQKVKKGEGPENLKLVRTPDVLLEASRKVAGRAKRPVLVGFAAETERVVEHAREKLERKGLDAIVANDVTAEGAGFGTDTNRVTVISRTGPDRVLEGSKRAVAGEILSLLLVSPRG from the coding sequence ATGGACGCATCGGCATTGAAGGGTCGCCGCATCATCGTCGGCGTGGGTGGCGGCATCGCGGCGTACAAGGCCTGCGAGCTGGTGCGTGAGCTGGGCCGCGCGGGCGCGGAGGTGCGGGTGGCCATGACGGAGGCCGCGCGCCAGTTCGTCACCCCGCTGACCTTCCAGGCGCTCGTGGGGCACCCGCCGCTCACGGACTACTTCGACCCGGCGCAGGAGGGGAACTTCGGCCATCTGGACCTGGCCCGCTGGGGCGAGGCCTACGTGGTGGCCCCGGCGACGGCGGACCTCATCGCGAAGATCCGCGCGGGCTTCGGCGGTGACGCGGTGACGACGTCGCTGCTCGCCTTCAAGGGGCCGGTGGTGCTGGCGCCTGCGATGAACGTGGCCATGTGGGAGAACGCCCGGACGCAGGAGAACGTGGCGTCGCTGCTGGCGGAGGCGCGCTTCAGCACGGTGGGGCCGGGCGCGGGGATGCTGGCGTGCGGCGACGTGGGCTCGGGCCGGCTGGCGGACGTGGGCGCCATCGTGTCCGCGGTGGCGGCGAGGCTGGGCGGAGGTCCGCTCACGGGCAAGACGGTGCTGGTCACGGCGGGCCCCACGCGCGAGTACCTGGACCCGGTGCGGTTCATCTCCAATCCGTCCACGGGGAAGATGGGCCTGGCGCTGGCGCACGAGGCGCGAGCGCTGGGAGCGAAGGTGACGGTGGTGCTGGGCCCGGTGGGTGCGGTGGACCGCACGGGCCTGGAGGTGGTGGACGTGGTGAGCGCGGAGGACATGGCGCGCGAGGTGCTGTCGCGCGTGGAGTCCGCGGACGCGTTCATCGCCACGGCGGCCGTGAGCGACTGGCGGCCGGAGACGCGAGCGCCGCAGAAGGTGAAGAAGGGCGAGGGCCCGGAGAACCTCAAGCTGGTGCGCACGCCGGACGTGTTGCTGGAGGCGTCGCGCAAGGTGGCGGGGAGGGCGAAGCGTCCGGTGCTGGTGGGCTTCGCGGCGGAGACGGAGCGGGTGGTGGAGCACGCGCGCGAGAAGCTGGAGCGCAAGGGGCTGGACGCCATCGTCGCCAACGACGTCACCGCCGAGGGCGCGGGGTTCGGCACGGACACGAACCGCGTGACGGTGATTTCGCGCACGGGTCCGGACCGGGTGCTGGAGGGCAGCAAGCGCGCAGTGGCGGGCGAGATCTTGTCCCTGCTGCTCGTGTCACCGCGCGGCTGA
- a CDS encoding carboxypeptidase-like regulatory domain-containing protein, with protein MRKWVFIAVAAVLAIAALVLGPRWGAPVARPVSPVSASSIRQGMPAFNAVGVSSGAQEGLTLTGRVLDGNGRPVADAEVSLAASAERTLADVRCDECGLALLACTAHETALHTRAFFEQHQGFLTARATVRTDAEGKFRFEHLAGVSFTVWARSAGLGVALRDRAAPGEAVELYLPPLRSITGTVVDDSGQARPGARVRAVSRKVPLPFEAVAGAGGAFTLSGLGEGPFYVLADAEGFQPAVAQQVEADSQPLRLKLTPSRTLEVRVTRDGAPAAATVRLRGDHLTREEHTEAQGGPVRFNGLYPDEVVVTAEAPGFGSTPQTLTLSQRVTQVTLVLEAAGRLLVTVVDEDGQPVPNPQLLLRTVAGDLIRRDAVPTGALAELGPLAPGEYVLEGQAEGFTAAQLPARVAQGETPLELELELAKATVIRGQVIDEYGRPAAGVSVLVQPTGEVVNAGEDGRFTAQVPMPGLYTLHAHHSEWGGGSVQATAPATDVTLSLEAKAGADVTVSSGGRRVEGADVVMWADPENIFRSDRPSGPDGVVPMRGLPPGTYQLMASHPEYLQSGPKPVTVQDGTKQQVTVELEPGAQLAGDVVDEDGQPVVGAAMSVSPRVTEPTQSDSSGHFEFRALRPDRSYAVEARHASYEVMERPMGKPGGPPVRVKMRKRSTFRGRVVDDSGQPVRRFRVDEHDVNSPDGRFELPLSTAGDRLIVAVDATGYEPQVVDRPSAPPDMGDIVLVKAPSVSGRVRDASGGPVPDAVVTCDVCDGSVLSGPDGTFSLASPPFVPRFTVSARKGKVSGTQEVPRGSTAQVELTLKPATHLTGRVYLSNGQPAAGAQVEGLNADRSETVSLITGADGRYSADLSPGSYRFVVGPRGGMGEPAVVVQVAGADMTLDLGPVPGTGSVTVLLQPERGKALWVVPGEVGAVGNPPTELLRSRYAQLVYQPMTERVVVQGLRPGRYTLVWGYFHAEMPGTGPVVRAVDVPSQGEVSLR; from the coding sequence ATGCGCAAATGGGTCTTCATCGCGGTGGCCGCCGTCCTGGCGATCGCCGCCCTCGTGCTGGGCCCCCGGTGGGGCGCTCCGGTCGCGCGTCCCGTGTCGCCCGTCTCCGCCAGCTCCATCCGCCAGGGGATGCCCGCCTTCAACGCGGTGGGGGTGTCGTCCGGCGCGCAGGAGGGGCTGACGCTCACCGGGCGCGTGCTGGACGGCAACGGCCGGCCGGTGGCGGACGCGGAGGTGTCGCTCGCGGCGTCGGCGGAGCGGACGCTGGCGGACGTGCGGTGCGACGAGTGCGGCCTGGCGCTGCTGGCCTGCACCGCGCATGAGACGGCGCTGCACACGCGGGCCTTCTTCGAACAGCATCAGGGCTTCCTCACGGCGCGCGCCACGGTGCGCACGGACGCGGAGGGCAAGTTCCGCTTCGAGCACCTGGCGGGCGTGTCCTTCACCGTCTGGGCGCGCTCGGCGGGGCTGGGCGTGGCGCTCCGGGACCGGGCCGCGCCGGGAGAGGCGGTGGAGCTGTACCTGCCGCCCCTGCGGAGCATCACCGGCACGGTGGTGGATGACTCCGGACAGGCGAGGCCCGGGGCGCGCGTGCGCGCGGTGTCGCGCAAGGTGCCGCTGCCCTTCGAGGCCGTGGCGGGCGCGGGCGGGGCCTTCACGCTGTCGGGCCTGGGCGAGGGGCCCTTCTACGTGCTCGCGGACGCGGAGGGCTTCCAGCCCGCGGTGGCGCAGCAGGTGGAGGCGGACTCGCAGCCCCTGCGCCTGAAGCTGACGCCGTCGCGCACGCTGGAGGTGCGCGTGACGCGCGACGGGGCGCCCGCGGCGGCGACGGTGCGCCTCAGGGGCGACCACCTGACGCGCGAGGAGCACACGGAGGCGCAGGGCGGGCCGGTGCGCTTCAACGGCCTGTACCCGGATGAGGTGGTGGTGACGGCGGAGGCGCCGGGCTTCGGCTCCACGCCCCAGACGCTCACGCTGTCGCAGCGGGTGACGCAGGTGACGCTGGTGCTGGAGGCGGCGGGCCGGCTGCTCGTCACGGTGGTGGACGAGGACGGCCAGCCGGTGCCCAACCCGCAGCTGCTCCTGCGCACGGTGGCGGGCGACCTCATCCGCCGCGACGCGGTGCCCACCGGGGCGCTGGCGGAGCTGGGGCCGCTGGCGCCGGGCGAGTACGTGCTGGAGGGGCAGGCGGAGGGCTTCACCGCGGCGCAGCTGCCCGCGCGCGTGGCGCAGGGCGAGACGCCGCTGGAGCTGGAGCTGGAGCTGGCGAAGGCCACGGTCATCCGCGGGCAGGTCATCGACGAGTACGGCCGGCCCGCGGCGGGCGTGTCCGTCCTGGTGCAGCCCACCGGCGAGGTGGTGAACGCGGGCGAGGACGGCCGCTTCACGGCGCAGGTGCCCATGCCCGGGCTCTACACGCTGCACGCGCACCACTCCGAGTGGGGCGGCGGCAGCGTGCAGGCGACGGCGCCCGCGACGGACGTGACGCTGTCGCTGGAGGCGAAGGCGGGCGCGGACGTGACGGTGTCCAGCGGCGGCCGGCGGGTGGAGGGCGCGGACGTGGTGATGTGGGCGGATCCGGAGAACATCTTCCGCAGCGACCGGCCCTCCGGGCCGGACGGCGTGGTGCCCATGCGCGGGTTGCCGCCGGGCACGTACCAGCTGATGGCGTCGCATCCGGAGTACCTGCAGTCCGGGCCCAAGCCGGTGACGGTGCAGGACGGGACGAAGCAGCAGGTGACGGTGGAGCTGGAGCCCGGCGCGCAGCTCGCGGGCGACGTGGTGGACGAGGACGGCCAGCCGGTGGTGGGCGCGGCGATGAGCGTGTCGCCGCGCGTGACGGAGCCGACGCAGTCGGACTCCAGCGGCCACTTCGAGTTCCGCGCGCTGCGGCCGGACCGCTCCTACGCGGTGGAGGCGCGCCACGCGAGCTACGAGGTGATGGAACGCCCGATGGGCAAGCCGGGCGGGCCACCGGTGCGGGTGAAGATGCGCAAGCGCTCCACGTTCCGGGGCCGCGTGGTGGACGACTCCGGCCAGCCGGTGCGCCGCTTCCGCGTGGACGAGCACGACGTGAACAGCCCGGATGGACGCTTCGAATTGCCGCTGTCCACGGCGGGCGACCGGCTCATCGTCGCAGTGGACGCGACGGGGTACGAGCCCCAGGTGGTGGACCGCCCGTCGGCGCCGCCGGACATGGGGGACATCGTGCTGGTGAAGGCGCCGTCGGTGTCCGGCCGCGTGCGGGACGCGTCCGGTGGCCCGGTGCCGGACGCGGTGGTGACGTGCGACGTGTGCGACGGGTCGGTGCTGTCAGGGCCGGACGGCACCTTCTCGCTGGCGAGTCCTCCCTTCGTGCCGCGCTTCACGGTGTCCGCGCGCAAGGGCAAGGTGAGCGGCACGCAGGAGGTGCCGCGCGGGAGCACGGCGCAGGTGGAGCTGACCCTCAAGCCCGCGACGCACCTGACGGGCCGGGTGTACCTGTCGAACGGCCAGCCCGCGGCGGGCGCGCAGGTGGAGGGGCTCAACGCGGACCGCAGCGAGACGGTGTCCCTCATCACCGGCGCGGATGGCCGCTACAGCGCGGACCTGTCGCCGGGCAGCTACCGCTTCGTGGTGGGGCCTCGCGGCGGCATGGGCGAGCCGGCGGTGGTGGTGCAGGTGGCGGGCGCGGACATGACGTTGGACCTGGGGCCGGTGCCGGGGACGGGTTCGGTGACGGTGCTGCTCCAGCCGGAGCGGGGCAAGGCGCTGTGGGTGGTGCCGGGGGAGGTGGGCGCGGTGGGCAATCCGCCCACGGAGCTGTTGCGCTCGCGCTACGCGCAGCTCGTGTACCAGCCCATGACGGAGCGGGTGGTGGTGCAGGGCCTGCGGCCGGGCCGCTACACGCTGGTGTGGGGCTACTTCCACGCGGAGATGCCGGGGACGGGCCCGGTGGTGCGCGCGGTGGACGTTCCCTCCCAGGGTGAGGTGTCCCTGCGGTAG
- a CDS encoding SMI1/KNR4 family protein — protein MSTPMQRLLAEVDQRHFPNPPATAEALAAFEARVGWRLDEDLRAFYLHCDGAALFMPWPDTNFWILPLAQVRRGRVAIQGRDEDANGPATWYTLVDLQDTDFVLVDVSQKKDGCYPLRDGYHGTFPDPVHSRIIASSFSEFLEKALASGDDYYWLDG, from the coding sequence ATGTCCACGCCCATGCAGCGCCTGCTCGCGGAAGTCGACCAGCGCCATTTCCCGAATCCTCCCGCCACTGCCGAGGCTCTCGCGGCCTTCGAGGCTCGCGTGGGATGGAGGCTCGACGAGGATCTCCGCGCCTTCTACCTGCACTGCGATGGCGCAGCCCTCTTCATGCCCTGGCCGGACACCAACTTCTGGATCCTCCCACTCGCCCAGGTTCGCCGCGGACGCGTGGCCATCCAGGGGCGGGACGAGGACGCGAATGGTCCCGCGACCTGGTACACGCTCGTGGACCTCCAGGACACGGACTTCGTTCTGGTCGACGTGTCGCAGAAGAAGGACGGATGCTATCCGCTACGAGATGGGTACCACGGGACGTTCCCGGACCCGGTCCACAGCCGCATCATCGCATCGTCCTTTAGCGAGTTTCTGGAGAAGGCGCTGGCCAGCGGGGACGACTACTACTGGCTCGATGGTTGA
- a CDS encoding Stp1/IreP family PP2C-type Ser/Thr phosphatase yields MALTTEAFGLTDVGRKRQHNEDAMMVDASLGLFMVADGMGGHAAGEVASARATEVVKQHIAANRHLLKDLAQNPTADSRSAAAALVEVAVQRACADIYRTAMTDASKRGMGTTFVCLAVGGNKGVIGHVGDSRVYLVRHGQCHRLTEDHTLVAAQLKAGTITKEQAATSQYRNVITRAVGIQESVQVDTLIVDLMPGDVFLLCSDGLHGYIEDEEILPLVAGLQPGDLPRKLVEMANERGGKDNITAVVVKVAGDSAALASEETSEAQSRMEALRKIPLFRHLTYKEQTAVLSIATTRTYPAGREIVVEGQPGEELFVVIRGRVAIEKNGVEIAELRSGGHFGEMGLIDNAPRSATVRATEPTRTMVIARSDLMGLMKREAILAVKMLWSFVQVLSDRLRATNSELSEARQELAVAQAIQPFAED; encoded by the coding sequence GTGGCCTTGACCACAGAAGCCTTCGGGCTGACCGATGTCGGCCGGAAACGGCAACACAACGAAGACGCGATGATGGTGGACGCGTCGCTCGGCCTGTTCATGGTCGCCGATGGCATGGGCGGACACGCCGCGGGTGAAGTCGCCAGCGCGCGGGCCACGGAGGTCGTCAAGCAGCACATCGCGGCCAACCGGCACCTGCTCAAGGACCTGGCGCAGAACCCCACGGCGGACAGCCGCTCCGCCGCCGCCGCGCTGGTGGAGGTGGCGGTGCAGCGCGCGTGCGCGGACATCTACCGCACGGCGATGACGGACGCCTCCAAGCGCGGCATGGGCACGACGTTCGTGTGCCTGGCCGTGGGCGGCAACAAGGGCGTCATCGGCCACGTGGGCGACAGCCGCGTGTACCTGGTGCGGCACGGGCAGTGCCACCGGCTCACCGAGGACCACACGCTCGTCGCAGCGCAGCTCAAGGCCGGCACCATCACCAAGGAGCAGGCCGCCACCTCGCAGTACCGCAACGTCATCACCCGCGCGGTGGGCATCCAGGAGTCCGTCCAGGTCGACACGCTCATCGTGGACCTGATGCCCGGCGACGTGTTCCTCCTCTGTTCGGACGGCCTGCACGGCTACATCGAGGACGAGGAGATCCTGCCCCTGGTCGCGGGGCTGCAGCCCGGGGACCTGCCGCGCAAGCTCGTGGAGATGGCCAACGAGCGCGGCGGCAAGGACAACATCACCGCCGTGGTGGTGAAGGTGGCCGGTGACAGCGCGGCGCTCGCCAGCGAGGAGACGAGCGAGGCGCAGTCGCGCATGGAGGCGCTGCGGAAGATCCCGCTCTTCCGCCACCTCACGTACAAGGAGCAGACGGCGGTGCTGTCCATCGCCACCACGCGCACCTACCCGGCGGGTCGGGAGATCGTCGTGGAGGGGCAGCCGGGCGAGGAGCTCTTCGTCGTCATCCGGGGCCGGGTGGCCATCGAGAAGAACGGCGTGGAGATCGCGGAGCTGCGCTCGGGCGGGCACTTCGGCGAGATGGGCCTCATCGACAACGCGCCCCGCTCCGCCACCGTGCGCGCCACGGAGCCCACCCGGACCATGGTCATCGCGCGCTCGGACTTGATGGGGCTGATGAAGCGCGAGGCCATCCTCGCGGTGAAGATGCTCTGGAGCTTCGTGCAGGTGCTGAGCGACCGGCTTCGCGCCACCAACTCGGAGTTGAGCGAGGCGCGGCAGGAGCTGGCGGTGGCGCAGGCCATCCAGCCGTTCGCCGAAGACTGA